A genome region from Arachis duranensis cultivar V14167 chromosome 8, aradu.V14167.gnm2.J7QH, whole genome shotgun sequence includes the following:
- the LOC107461761 gene encoding uncharacterized protein LOC107461761, with amino-acid sequence MRDIISCFSENAVNVRQQASCSSYSSSSNACINPSLTPSTRNSVSSVYRSTLSNKHQILMITVTWCKSFSNQGLTISFGTQDPPSPPFRLNTNSRFFRKKKGSKLMVESSNHESRIEVFWDLSNAKYDTGPEPVDGYYVAVVVGLEIALIIGHIAEESVTKKLKAMAATSSGKFSLLSRREHCSGNTLYTTKAQFCENGTWHDIMIRCSGGNGNEGLLKSSSSSSLSSSPPALMVCIDKKTVIRVKRLQWNFRGNQTIFVDGLLVDLLWDVHNWFFNPSSSSGYAVFMFRTRTGLDSRLWLQEKPSLKDKDALEFSFLIYACKTA; translated from the coding sequence atgaggGACATAATTTCATGTTTTAGTGAGAACGCAGTGAATGTGAGACAACAAGCTTCATGTTCTAGCTACTCATCATCAAGCAACGCTTGCATCAATCCAAGCCTCACACCTTCAACAAGAAACTCAGTTTCCTCTGTTTACAGATCAACACTCTCCAACAAGCACCAGATTCTGATGATCACAGTCACATGGTGCAAGAGCTTCTCCAATCAAGGACTCACTATAAGCTTTGGAACACAAGATCCACCATCACCACCTTTCAGGCTTAACACCAATTCAAGGTTCTtcaggaagaagaaaggaagcaAATTGATGGTTGAATCTTCCAATCATGAGTCAAGAATTGAAGTCTTCTGGGATCTTTCCAATGCTAAATACGACACTGGACCTGAACCGGTTGATGGTTACTATGTTGCGGTTGTTGTTGGTTTGGAAATAGCACTGATCATTGGTCACATAGCAGAAGAATCAGTTACCAAGAAGCTAAAAGCCATGGCAGCAACAAGTTCGGGTAAATTCTCATTGTTATCTAGAAGAGAACATTGTTCAGGTAACACACTTTACACCACAAAGGCTCAGTTCTGTGAAAATGGAACGTGGCATGATATCATGATAAGGTGCAGTGGTGGAAATGGAAATGAAGGGTTGTTAAAGTCTTCTTCGTCTTCGTCGCTGTCGTCGTCGCCGCCGGCTCTGATGGTTTGCATTGATAAGAAGACAGTGATCCGTGTCAAGAGGCTTCAGTGGAATTTCAGGGGAAATCAAACaatttttgttgatggtttgCTGGTTGATTTACTTTGGGATGTTCATAACTGGTTCTTcaatccttcttcttcttctgggTATGCAGTGTTCATGTTCAGAACAAGGACTGGTTTGGATAGCAGATTGTGGCTGCAAGAGAAgccttcactcaaagataaagatGCTCTTGAATTCTCATTCCTCATCTATGCTTGTAAGACTGCATAA